The DNA window GCGGCTCATCTCGATCGGGGTCGTATCACGCCGTCGTGCGGTTGTGCTCATGATCTCTCGCGGGGCCGTTCACCTGCCCCTACGTACTGCTTGGTGGTGGTCACGTATAAATCCTTGCCAGATGTTAACACGCCATGCACGAGCGCAAGCGACGCCACTCACGGGGGCAACGAGCGCTAAAAGTGGCGTCGTGGCGCTACTCGAAGTCCCGCCGCATCGCAATCTCGAACCACGGGCACAGGCGCAGTTGCCGGTACCACTCGGGATGCTCGTGGAGGCGCTCGTAGGGGACCCACATCAGCCCGGCGACCTCCTCCTCGTCGGGGTCGAGCGAGGTGTCGTCGAGCGTGACCTTGAGCACCGCACAGACTTCGTGTTCGATGCCGGCGTTTTCGTAGTAGCGGCGGTACTCGAATCGGTCGGTCACGCGCAGGTCGTCGTACTGATCGGGCGTGATGCCGAGCTCCTCTTCGAGACGCT is part of the Natronoarchaeum philippinense genome and encodes:
- a CDS encoding NUDIX hydrolase, whose product is MSTQNADETHENAKQDVIAVDADDNPEGLVNRLDAHTGDGIRHRAFTSLVFDGDGNILLAQRAPNKRLWDTHWDGTVASHPVEGQSQEEATRQRLEEELGITPDQYDDLRVTDRFEYRRYYENAGIEHEVCAVLKVTLDDTSLDPDEEEVAGLMWVPYERLHEHPEWYRQLRLCPWFEIAMRRDFE